Below is a window of Acanthochromis polyacanthus isolate Apoly-LR-REF ecotype Palm Island chromosome 15, KAUST_Apoly_ChrSc, whole genome shotgun sequence DNA.
ccccaaacacaaacactcctTTTATCTTGTTGATTctgtcaaaagaaaaaaaaggagacgAGTGAAGACAAATCCTAGCTTGAGAGTTCTTGTACTGTTATTACCATCACACTCAACCTGTGTGTCTTACTCTGTTTTGATCTTGCGCGCCGTGCTGACGATCTTCCTGGTGGTATCGACGTATCCGTTCTCTCCCATGTGCATCATGGTCGCCCAGCAGGCGGCGATGATTCCTCCCGGTCTGGAACCCGCTACAGAGGGTGACGCGTAGATTCCTCCCTGCCAGTCTGGTGCTACAAAGTACTGGTACTGACGGTACTTTTTATCACTGTAGAGGATCACGGAGGAACCTTTGGGGGCGTAGCCATACTGGAAAGAAATGCGACACATGGAAAGCAGAATTAAAATAACTACAACTGTGGCCAAGTGCCAATGGAGACTGACCATTTCACTGCACATACGACACATTTAATGTCAGTGAGGGAAAATTGCAGGTAAGATTAAGGCAGGTTTAATGTGAAGGGAATTAGCAGCCACTCCCTACCTTGTGGGTGTCTGCAGAGATGCTGGTAACACCTTTTACCCTGAAGTCGAACCGTGCCAGTGGGTAACCAGCCTTTTCCATGAAGACTATGAGAAAACCACCCAGACAGGCATCCACATGCAGCGGGATGTTGTAGCGTACAGCCAGCTGCAACACACCGAGGGAAAGTGTCAGAGACTTGacttccctgttttttttttggaactgacttaaaaggaaaaatgttgtGCTTCTAACCTTGGCGACTTCCTCAACAGGATCCATGATTCCATGAGGAAACTGAGGAGCTGAGCACACAAGCATGGCTGTGTTCTTGCTGATGGCTCTCCTCATGGCCTTGAAAGAGAACAAACAACATGAGATTAACTCATGTCTGAAAATAGCAGTGAGTTAGCACATACTCCATCCTCACCTTCACATCtactttcattgttttcttgtccAGGGGAATGTGAACAAGCTTCATCCCAAAgtaatgtgctgctttgtcaaAAGCTGCGTGGACGCTCACAGGTGCAAGACTGCAGAAGTTGGAACGAAACACAAGAGTAATTGTACAACTTGCTCTGGTGACAAGCCTTGAACTGGGCTCATGTTTTATGATCTCAGCTTACATTTCAGGGTATTTGACGCCTCGTTCATGCGCCATGTCTCTGTATGCTTTGCAGGCCATCAGAATGCTCTCAGTTCCTCCTGACGTCACCTGGGCAAAGCAGAAGTAAAGATTTGCCCCAGTTTCGTTGTACGtcacacaatgacaataaaggctttgaTTTGATTCGTCAGATCAGGTTTCTGAGCATGTACTGTTTGGTGACTTACTGTCCCACAGGAGTTGTGTCCACCGTGGAACAGTGTGCACGTCATTCTAACAACCTCTGCTTCCATCTTTCTTACACCAGGAAAGATGTCTGGGTGAAGTGGGTTGCTCCAGGCAAACTCTCCATACacctaaaaaaaagacaaacatgagtggcaaaagaaataaagagtcaGTTAATCATCATCTAACTCAATGCTGTTTGGTTAGATCGTTGTCAGGTGTTACTTTAACAAGCATAAAAGCGCTACATCAACATACTTCAAGAATTAATCTATTATTTCCGGCAGCAGGAGGAACAGAAAGCCAGAGAACAGCCTTTTAAACTGGCCCAACTTAATGAAGACTGCTAGTACCAACTTATTTAACGCTTATTGAACGTTAAATAAGTTAGTGTTGGTTAATCAATCCATTCTGTAGGACATAATGGTTTGGCTGCACCTCAGAATCATTCTTCTACAGGCGAAAAACtcctctggcttgtttgtagctctttaaaccaatcacagttgttTTGGGCACAACTATGTGACGGATTCggcttcagtgtttcctcaaaaTAGTGCAGGGTAGAACACTGACATTCAATTGATAatctactgaaaaaaaaaacctagcaGGGCTGTCTTACTGCATGTTTCAAATCCTCTCCAAACTTTCAACTTTTGTCTACCCTCAGCTTATCTCCTGTGAGTGAGACTATTCAGGAGATGATTTCACACTGATATCACATTAaagagataagatgagataatcCTTGTTTTTCCCCATGCCAGGGGAAATtcacattgttacagcagcttaTGGAGCAATAAACACAGCagtagtaataaaataataataaaatagtaataatatttacaatatgtacACGGATGAGAAATGAGAATGAAATAAATCAGTCGTTGGCGTAGCTGCACTGTGTTTATCGGATTTCCAGAGTGTCGAGTGTAAATTTTGCAGACAGCAGTTTGAATATCACAGCTCAATAACCAACCCGACATATCATCTATAAACTTGTTTGCACCATATCCCTACATAATTCTTGTATTGCTGTTATTATTTCAGTATAAAATAATCAGGTTCAAATTATTTATATGCAGCAAATACtaccttttaatgtttatttataatttctCTACTCTAATAAAGCTAGCACTTAAGAGTGTAGTCAGCACAGTGTGAGTTAGTTTGTTAAACTAGAGATAATGTCCAGATTCCTTTCTCCCGGACCAACTGATGGACTCAAGAGTATGTATGATCTCAGTCCACTAAGATTTTCTTTTCAGGACTACAGCCGACTGTGAGTTCTGAACAAACCAAGGCAGCACTGCTCTCATTAAAAGGaatgaagagaagaagaaactgtAACTAACAGAAACATGTATTCAAGCTTGACCTTGGCTTCTGTGCTTGGAATGCCAGAGTCCAAAGATGTAGACAAAGATGCATACCTTCACCAGGAGCTTAGTCAGTGTTTCATCACACCAGTACACTGCACCCGAAACACAGCCTTTCTCCCACTTCACCTCATCTGTAAAGACATGTCAAGTCCTTAGAAATCATTGGTTTTCTcaaagacactttttttttcaaagaaactaaGAGGCCACAAGCTTTCTTATAAGTAAAAAAGATTAGAAACACTCTTGAGAATGTGAGCCACAGAGGCTGTGAACTGGAGCTTCAGGGATGAATGAGGACTTACTCAGGGTCTCGTACTCTTTGATTTTTTCCATTACTTGGCTCTGGGAGAGGCCTTTAGAGGGCAGCTCTTTAGTGTAACTCATGCCTTCTTTTAGAGTACACAAACTAGCAGACATGTCGTCCAAAGCCTTGTTCAGCTGGCTCTGAATCTGATACAAAGAGATAACAGAGTTACTTTACTGCCATCAAATGTCTactcaagaaaaacaacagcacaatAAAGCCTGTCATTCCCTAAAACGAATAAAGGTGAAGTAACAATGTGACCGACTGACCACAAGTAACCACATGTTATCATCAGTGCGTGACGGTAAGTATGCCAAAGGTCtgactccccctcctccccctccccccttCCCCCCTTCCCCCCTCTTGGATAAGCAGTCATCCAAGACTGACTCATAGGAGCCTCGGATGACAGAGTCACTGCACATCTGCTGGGAAAAGAAGGAACAGATTTACCACTGATACTTACTGCCGCGCCAACGAAGGGTATTTTTCTGATGAGTCGAAAGCACTGCTTCTTGATTCTCGACGCGAGACCTATTAGCGAAGGAGacaaagcagcagctgtggTGAAACTCTGGCACACGCTCAACCACAAATATTAAACAGCTGACTGTGGCCTATAATCACACGTTAAGACGAGATGTGGTCTGTGAGCATTTTTTTTGGCGTATCACAAGACGTATTATTCTGACCATAGAAGCACTGAAGAGCTGCTTTAGTCCAAGAATCCTCCACTGACCTCTCAGTCTCTGAGAACTACAGTAAGATGGAGGTGCTGACCTTGCAGCCGAGgaatttacacacgtggacaaaattgttggtacccctcagttaaagaaggaaaaacccacaattctcactgaaatcacttgaaactcacaaaagtaacaataaataaaaatttattgaaaattaaataatcaaaatcagccatcacttttgaattgttgattaacataattatttaaaaaaacaaactaatgaaatagggctggacaaaaatgatggtacccataacttaatattttgttgcaaaaccttttgaggcaatcactgcaattaaacgatttctgtatttgtcaatgagcgttctgcagctgtcaacaggtattttggcccactcctcatgagcaaacagctccagttgtctcaggtttgatgggtgtcttctccaaatggcatgtttcagctccttccacatatgttcaatgggattcagatctgggctcatagaaggccactttagaatagtccaacgcttttctctcagccattcttgggtatttttggctgtgtgttttggatcgttgtcctgttggaagacccatgacctgcgactgagaccaagctttctgacactaggcagcacatttctctccagaatgccttgatagtcttcagatttcatcgtaccttgcacactttcaagacaccctgtgccagatgcagcaaagcagccccaaaacattactgagcctcctccatgtttcaccgtagggacagtgttcttttcttcatatgcttggtttttgagtctatgaacatagagttgatgtgccttaccaaaaagctccagtttggtctcatctgtccaaaggacattctcccagaagctttgtggcttgtcaacatgcatttttgcaaattccagtctggcttttttatgagtttttttcagcagtggtgtcctccttggtcgtctcccatgaagtccactttggctcaaacaacgacgaatggtgcgatctgacactgatgtaccttggccttggagttcacctttaatttctttggaggttgctctgggctctttggatacaattccaacgatccgtctcttcaatttgtcatcaattttcctcttgcggccacgtccagggaggttggctactgtcccgtgggtcttgaacttctgaataataagagccactgttgtcacaggaacttcaagctgtttagagatggtcttatagcctttacctttaagatgtttgtctataattttttttcggatgtcctgggacaattctctccttcgctttctgttgtccatgttcagtgtggtacacaccttttcaccaaacagcagggtgactacttgtctccctttaaataggcagactgactgattatgagtttggaaacacctgtgatgtcaattaaatgacacacctgagttaatcatgtcactctggtcaaatagttttcagtcttttatagaggtaccatcatttttgtccaggcctgtttcattagtttgttttttaaaataattatgttaatcaacaattcaaaagtaatggctgtttttgattatttaattttcaataaatttttatttattgttacttttgtgagtttcaagtgatttcagtgagaattgtgggtttttccttctttaactgaggggtaccaacaattttgtccacgtgtgtaaccactgactgactgatagCACATCCAGAAAATCTTGTTGATTAAAGGCTTTGTTCTCAAGCATACTACAGAAACACTTAATACACTAATGGCACAGTATCCAGGAACCTTACTCACTAATTGCTCGGGCCACATTTATGAGATTAGCAGATGTAAAAATTTAACATTATGTTGACTGATTGCAAAGTACAGTAAGGCAGCCAAAATCTAGGAGCAACATCTCAAAAAGCTGCATGAACAACTACCTTTTCTTGTACATTATCTCTGATTCAGACAGTGGCAGGTCTACTTTGAAGCCATGCGTCATGTGTGAAAGATTACTTTCTTGCTGGAAGAGGAAGCCTTTGACCCAGACTACTCCCAGTGTGGTGAGGAAGGTCGCTCCGATGATCTGCCACGGCTCCAGGTGCGAGCAGTGCGAGTTGACCTGCTGCCGGCCCTCCTCCAGGTACAGCAGCAACATCTCCTTATACACCTCCAAGGCActctggacacagagacacacgCATGCATTACAATATGATAAGACCACTGCACTAAGACagcattaaaatataataaagcaCAGAGCAACCATTACTCATGTTTCCATCGACTAATTACTGCATATTTCATACATTAAAGTGCCTCTCTGTTTGTTGATTTAACCCATAAAAATTCATCTGTCTGCATCAGAGTTacacattttaagttttttcccccttaaaATATTATCAtcctgctttaaaatggctttaaatGCAACTCTACAacattgtttcctctggaataTTCTCAGAACAGCTCACTGACGACTCTACTCGAACACTGTAAAAGTACTTTACATCACACAATGGCCAGTTGTTATATTGGAGTAAACTGGTCATACACATTCAGACTAGAAACCAGTTTTATACATTCATTCTGCCAGATGACATTATTGGTTTTTCACATTTGTTGCTGAATCTG
It encodes the following:
- the sgpl1 gene encoding sphingosine-1-phosphate lyase 1 translates to MDYWSALEVYKEMLLLYLEEGRQQVNSHCSHLEPWQIIGATFLTTLGVVWVKGFLFQQESLASRIKKQCFRLIRKIPFVGAAIQSQLNKALDDMSASLCTLKEGMSYTKELPSKGLSQSQVMEKIKEYETLNEVKWEKGCVSGAVYWCDETLTKLLVKVYGEFAWSNPLHPDIFPGVRKMEAEVVRMTCTLFHGGHNSCGTVTSGGTESILMACKAYRDMAHERGVKYPEILAPVSVHAAFDKAAHYFGMKLVHIPLDKKTMKVDVKAMRRAISKNTAMLVCSAPQFPHGIMDPVEEVAKLAVRYNIPLHVDACLGGFLIVFMEKAGYPLARFDFRVKGVTSISADTHKYGYAPKGSSVILYSDKKYRQYQYFVAPDWQGGIYASPSVAGSRPGGIIAACWATMMHMGENGYVDTTRKIVSTARKIKTEINKIKGVFVFGDPEVSVVAIGSDVFDIFLLSNALTSKGWNLNTLQFPSSIHICCTVLHTQPGVADHFIRDVKEQVAIIMKNPKEKTTGMGAIYGMAQSIPDRSMVTEISRGFLDCLYSTEVKPSTNHMNGNGKAH